A window of Hymenobacter siberiensis genomic DNA:
GTTGCGCTCCTCGCTCCATTTGGGGTTGTTGAGCTTGTGGGCGGCGTTGAAATGTTCCTGGCGGCTGATATATATCATTTTAGGGACTTAGGGACTTGGGGACCTGGGGACCTGGAAGCCTGAGAACCAGGGGGCTTGGAGCGACGGGGCTTAGATGAGATAATCGGCTAATGATTGAGCCTGCTATTCCAAAACCAAATCCCGAAGCCCCGAAGCTCCCAAGTCCCTAAGTTCCCAAGTTCCCAAGTCCCTTTCTTCGCAGCAAATATACGAAGAAGGGTACCCCGAACAGGGCCGTGACCAAGCCCACCGGCAGCCCGGCCGGTGGGTAGAGCAACCGGGCCAGCAGGTCGCAGGCCAGCAAAAAGGCTCCGCCCAGCACCGCGCACACCACCAGATTGTAGCGGCCCGTGGTGCCCAGCAGCCCCCGCGTGAGATGCGGCACGAGCAGGCCCACAAAGCCCACCGGCCCGCACAGCGCCACCACCCCGCCCGTGAGGCCGGCCGCCAGCAGCACCAGCAGCCAGCGCCGCCGGGCCACGGGCAGGCCCAGGGCGGCGGCGCGCTCCTCGCCCAGCAGCAGCAGGTTGAGGTCTTTTTGCAGGAAGACCAGCAGCAACAGGCTGATGCCCAGCGCCGCCGCCGGATACGGCAATACCTCCCACCCTGCCCGCTCGAAGCTGCCAAAGGCCCAAAACACCACGCTCCGCAAGCTGCCCTCGGGCGAGGCCAGGAAGGTGAGCAGGCTGCCCAGCGCCGCCGCCAGCGCCCCCACGGCCACGCCCGCCAGCAGCAGCGGGGCCGGCAGAATCTTGCCGCGCCGGGTGCCCAGCGCCACCACCAGCAGCGTGGCCCCAAACGCCCCGGCCAGTGCGGCCAGCGGCGGCAAATACACGCCCATAAATGTGAGCGAAGGCACCAGCACATACGTCGCAATGGCCCCCAGCGAAGCCCCCGAGGCCGTACCCAGCAGGTAGGGGTCGGCCAGCGGATTGGTAACCAGGGTTTGGAGGAGGTAGCCGCTCACGGCTAGGCTGGCGCCGGCCAGCAGCGCCAGCAGCAGGCGCGGCAGCCGCAGCTGCACCAGCACCAGTTGGGCCGGGTCGGCGGGGTTGTAGTGCTGGAAAGTCTTCAGAATGAAAGCATACGAGGTATCGTAGCTGCCCACACGCAAGCCCAGCACCAGCAGGGCCAGCATCAGGACCAAACCTAGAGATAGCCAGAGCAGGGGGTGGGAGGATTTCAATTAAAAATTAATAGTTAAAAACTAAAAATGAGTGACATAGCGCGTTGGTCGGCCGACCATTTTTACTTTTTAATTCTCAATTTTTAATTAATCCAAGCAGCTCGCGCACCGACTCTAGCACCCGGGGGCCCGGCCGCTCCAGCAGGTTGCCGGTGATGGCATACACCCGCCGGTTCTGGTAGGCATTGATGCGCTTGAGCTCGGGGTAGTTTTTGAAAAAGGTGCTGTCCAGCTTCCCGAAGCTGCCGCCGAGCAGCACGTCGGGGTTCAGCTTGAGCACGTACTCGCGGGTGAGGGCCGGGTAGGGCTGCGGGAAGGTTTCGGTGACGGCATTCTGGCCGCCGGCCAGGCGAATCTCATCGGTGAAGAGCGTGTTCTGGCCGTAGCTGTAAATGGGGTCGGGCCAGGTAATGGCCAGCACTTTGGGCGACTGACGGAGCGGCTGCGTACCGGAGTGGCTGAGCTGCGCGAGCTGCTGCCGAAGCGAATCCGTGAGATGCTTGCTCTGCACTTCGCGGCCCAGCAGCCGGCCCACTTCATCAATGCCCTTGAATACGTCCTCAACCGTACGATAGCGCTGGAAATAGACCGGAATGCCCAGGTCCTGGAGGCGTTTGGCATCATCGACGGAGGTAATGCCTTCGACGGTGAAAACCACGTCGGGCTTCAGCAGCACCAGCTTTTCCATATCGAGCGGGTAGTTGTTCACCACGGGCTTGCGGTAGACGGCGGCGGGGAAATCATCCTGCGGCACGCGGCCCACGATGGTGGCGGTATCGGCCACGGCGAACAGGATTTCGGTCATGCTGGGGGCCAGGGCCAGCACGCGGCGCGGGTGGGCAGGCAGGGTGAGGGCGCGGCCCAGGCCGTCGTGCACTTGCACGGTGCCCGTTTTTCCGGCCTCGGATTGGCAACCCAGCAGCAGGGCCAGGGGTAAAAGCAGCAACAGAACACGCATAGCGCAAAGGTAGGCGGGGAGCCCCACGGCCCCGCGCGCCGGTATACCTTTGCCCACCTCGCTTCAATTTCCGCTCCCATGATAGTAGTCACCGGCGCGGCCGGCTTCATCGCCAGCTGCCTAGTTTCCCGCCTCAACGCCGCCAATTTCAACGACATCGTTGTGGTGGATAATTTTTCCATCGCAAAGAAGCTGCCCAACATCGAAGGCAAAAAGCTGCGCGAATACGTGGACCGCGAAACGTTTTTCGACTGGCTCGATGCCAATCACGAGCAGGTAGAATTCATTTTCCACCTCGGAGCCCGCACCGATACCGCCGAGATGGACCCGGCCGTGTTCGACGTGCTCAACCTGAACTATTCCAAACAGATGTGGCTGGCCTGCGTGAAGTATAACTTGCCGCTGGTGTATGCTTCGTCGGCCGCCACCTACGGCGATGGCATCCTCGGCTACACCGATAAGGATGAAGCGCTGTTCCCCCTCTACCGTCCGCTGAACCCCTACGGCGACTCGAAAAACGACTTCGACAACTGGGCGTTGGCACAGGAAGAAAAGCCATATTTCTGGGCGGGTCTGAAGTTTTTCAACGTGTACGGCCCCAACGAGTACCACAAGGGCCGTATGGCCTCGGTCATTCTGCACGCCTTCCATCAGATTCAGCAGTCGGGCTCGATGATGCTGTTCAAATCGCACAACCCCGACTACACCGACGGCGGCCAGATGCGCGATTTCGTGTACGTGAAGGACGTGGTGGAAGTGTGCTTTTTCCTGCTGAACCACCGCTTGCACTCCGGCATCTACAACCTGGGCAGCGGCCAGGCCCGCACCTTCCTGGATTTGGCCCTGAATACCTTTAACGCCCTGGGCCGCACGGCCGATATCCAGTTCCGGGACACGCCGGAGGATATCCGCGACAAATACCAGTACTTCACCGAGGCCGACATGAGCAAGCTCCAGAGCATCGGCTACGACCAGCCGTTTACGCGCCTGGAAGACGGTATTGCCGATTACGTGCAGAATTACCTCGTGCCTGGGCGATACATGTAGCGCGGACTTTTTTTTGAGAACGTCATGCTGAACGCAGCCGAAGCATGACGGTTCTTTTTGTTCTCCTCAGTTTAATTCCTTACCGCCCGTGCCCAAACTTGCTCGTCCCGTTATTACCGTTGTGGGCGGCGGCTTCGCGGGCACGGCGCTGGTGCTGCAGCTGCGGCGGCAGCCGGCATTGGCAGCGGCCGAAATCCATATTATCGAGCCGCGCGAGGTGCCCGGCCCCGGCCTGGCCTACACCGCCCGCCGCCCCGAATACCTGCTCAACGTGCGCTCCGGCGGCCTAAGCCTGTACCCGGACGAACCAAATCACTTTGCCGACTGGCTGAAAACCCAGCCCGAAAGCGCCGCCGGTGTTCCCGAGTTTGCCTCCCGCGCCGCTTATGGCCGCTACCTGCGCGATGAGCTGGCGAAGGAATTGGCCACGGCGGCCGTGCACTGGCACCACACCCGCGCCGTGGCCGCCCCGCTCCTCCCCGATGGCCGCCGCGCCGTGCACCTGGCCGACGGCACCACAATCCGCAGTGATGCGGTGGTGCTGGCACTGGGCAACTTCCCGCCGCCGCCGCCCACCGGCCCCGACCAGTGCTACCTGCACCACCCCGGCTACCACGCCGACCCGTGGGCCGTGGGCAACCTGCGCCGCATCGGCCCCGATGAGGACGTGCTGCTCATTGGCTCAGGCCTGACGGCGGTAGATGTGCTGCTGGCCCTGCGCCAGGATGGCCACCGCGCCCCCATCACCGTGGTGGCCCGGCACGGCCGCTGGCCCTCGGCCCACGGCCCGGTCACGGCCGCCTATCCCACCTTCTACCCCGAGCTGGCCCCCGAAACCACCGTGACGGGCGTAGTGGCCGTGTATAAGCGGCACCTGAAAGCTGCCGCCGCGCAGGGCCTCGACTGGCGGCCGGTGCTGGATTCACTCCGGCCCGATTTAGGCCGTATCTGGGCCGCGTGGCCGCTGGCAGAGCAGCGCCGGTTTTTGCAGCACCTGGCAAGTTTTTGGGCCGTGGCGCGGCACCGCAGTCCGCCCCGGAATGCGGAGGCGGTGGCCGCCCTCACGGCTGCCGGGCTGGTGCAGCTGCACATTGGCACGGTGCGCGAAATACTGCCGCACGGCCAGCAGCTGCGCGTGGGCATGCGAACGCATGGCCTCAATAC
This region includes:
- the rfaD gene encoding ADP-glyceromanno-heptose 6-epimerase → MIVVTGAAGFIASCLVSRLNAANFNDIVVVDNFSIAKKLPNIEGKKLREYVDRETFFDWLDANHEQVEFIFHLGARTDTAEMDPAVFDVLNLNYSKQMWLACVKYNLPLVYASSAATYGDGILGYTDKDEALFPLYRPLNPYGDSKNDFDNWALAQEEKPYFWAGLKFFNVYGPNEYHKGRMASVILHAFHQIQQSGSMMLFKSHNPDYTDGGQMRDFVYVKDVVEVCFFLLNHRLHSGIYNLGSGQARTFLDLALNTFNALGRTADIQFRDTPEDIRDKYQYFTEADMSKLQSIGYDQPFTRLEDGIADYVQNYLVPGRYM
- a CDS encoding FAD/NAD(P)-binding protein, which translates into the protein MPKLARPVITVVGGGFAGTALVLQLRRQPALAAAEIHIIEPREVPGPGLAYTARRPEYLLNVRSGGLSLYPDEPNHFADWLKTQPESAAGVPEFASRAAYGRYLRDELAKELATAAVHWHHTRAVAAPLLPDGRRAVHLADGTTIRSDAVVLALGNFPPPPPTGPDQCYLHHPGYHADPWAVGNLRRIGPDEDVLLIGSGLTAVDVLLALRQDGHRAPITVVARHGRWPSAHGPVTAAYPTFYPELAPETTVTGVVAVYKRHLKAAAAQGLDWRPVLDSLRPDLGRIWAAWPLAEQRRFLQHLASFWAVARHRSPPRNAEAVAALTAAGLVQLHIGTVREILPHGQQLRVGMRTHGLNTCWRTADHVISCAGPLLNYARITDPLVVSLRTAGDLTPDPLHLGLLTDAHGALLGADGGASPSLFTLGPSRRPAYFESTAVPELRQQAAALAAHMAQ
- a CDS encoding FecCD family ABC transporter permease, encoding MKSSHPLLWLSLGLVLMLALLVLGLRVGSYDTSYAFILKTFQHYNPADPAQLVLVQLRLPRLLLALLAGASLAVSGYLLQTLVTNPLADPYLLGTASGASLGAIATYVLVPSLTFMGVYLPPLAALAGAFGATLLVVALGTRRGKILPAPLLLAGVAVGALAAALGSLLTFLASPEGSLRSVVFWAFGSFERAGWEVLPYPAAALGISLLLLVFLQKDLNLLLLGEERAAALGLPVARRRWLLVLLAAGLTGGVVALCGPVGFVGLLVPHLTRGLLGTTGRYNLVVCAVLGGAFLLACDLLARLLYPPAGLPVGLVTALFGVPFFVYLLRRKGLGNLGT
- a CDS encoding ABC transporter substrate-binding protein → MRVLLLLLPLALLLGCQSEAGKTGTVQVHDGLGRALTLPAHPRRVLALAPSMTEILFAVADTATIVGRVPQDDFPAAVYRKPVVNNYPLDMEKLVLLKPDVVFTVEGITSVDDAKRLQDLGIPVYFQRYRTVEDVFKGIDEVGRLLGREVQSKHLTDSLRQQLAQLSHSGTQPLRQSPKVLAITWPDPIYSYGQNTLFTDEIRLAGGQNAVTETFPQPYPALTREYVLKLNPDVLLGGSFGKLDSTFFKNYPELKRINAYQNRRVYAITGNLLERPGPRVLESVRELLGLIKN